The Helicobacter jaachi genome segment AGTTGCCTACATCTTGCAAAATCTTAAGACTTAGCGCGCCGCGAAATTGCGCAAGCTTAATCACGCTTTTAGGATTATAAGCAAAAAATATATCCTCAATAGCCACCTCATCTATGGAAAAATGCTTTAAAATCAAATCTATCCCCTCTATACATTCTAGAATCTGCGCTTGCAAATGCCTTTGCTTAATCTTTATAAACCCCGCCTCCAAAAGCTTAAGTTTGCGCGACATAGGCGCATAATCAATCACCGCATAGCCACAATTTCTACTCCCGGGGTCAATGCCTAAGATATGCACATTTAATCCAAATTAAAAGTTTTTTTCATTATGATGACGCTTCCATTTTTAGAATCTTTAAAGCTTAAGAATCTTTGATTATTCACATTTTATTCACAGGGTAAATCAAGATTCTATCTTTCCCCATAGGAAGTAATATTGTCCATAGATAATATATTAAAAAAACTTAAAACTAAGCTATCAGAATCTGAATATGCTTCTTACATCTCACTTATGGAGTATGATGAAAGTGCCTCTAGGACGGATACGGAAGTATTTTATGTGCCTAATATGTTTGTGGCAAATTGGATAAAAAGTAACTATTTAGAAATTATCGCGCATGCTTTTGAAGATGAAAATACGCTAGGTATTCGTCCAGAAATTCACATCAAAGTGAGAAAACAAAACCACAATGTGAAAAGTGTAAATCTTAATAAAATCGCTATGCCCTCCACAAATGCGATGAGTCTTAATCCCTACTACACTTTTGAAAACTTTATTGTGGGTAAATCTAATGAGCATGCCCACACCATTGCTAAGCTTGTGGCTCAAAGACAAGCCTCTGCGTATAATCCTGTGGTATTTTATGGTAAGTCTGGGCTTGGCAAAACGCATTTGCTTAACGCCATAGGCAATGATGTGAAAGAAAAAAACAAAAATGTGTTGTATGTTACAGCTGAAGATTTCCTCAATGACTATATGGAAAAAATTAAGCGCAAAACTATGGATAGCTTTCGCCATAAATACCGCAAATGTGATTATTTGCTTATTGATGATGTGCAGTTTTTTGGCGGCAAAGAAGGCGTGCAGGAGGAGCTTTTAAATACCTTTAATGCGCTGTATGGCTCTAAAAAACAAATTGTGATGACAAGCGATAAGCCTCCCAAAGAAATTAAAGGCTTAGAAGATAGGCTGCGCTCGCGCTTTGAAGGTGGGGTTATGGCAGAGATTACTAATCCTGAACTTGAGACAAAAATATCCATTATAGAATCTAAGTGCGAGCTTAACCGCATTAGCCTTGATAAAGAAGTCATTGAATACATCGCTTCAAATATTCATGCTAATATCCGCCAGATTGAGGGGATTTTATCCACCATAAACACGCATCTTAATCTTTCGCCACAAAGCAATGCCTTGCTCATTGCCAAAAATGTGCTTAAAAATTATCAAAATGAGAGATTAGGCGACATCACGCTTGATAATATTATAAAAGTGGTGAGTAAGGAGCTAAACATTAAGCCTAGTGAAATTACCTCTAAAGAGCGCAGCCGTAAGGTTGCCTTCGCGCGGCGCGCTGTTATTTACCTCGCACGCTCTTTAACGATTAATTCCATGCCTATGATTGCCAAAGAGCTTGGTATGAAAGACCATAGCTCTGTGAGCAAGGCTTTAAAGGCTATTGAAACAGAAATTAAGCAAAACCCCTCCACAAAAAGCATTATCGAGGATATAAAAAGCAAAATTCAACAAAGTCTTGATAGCATATAGATAACACCCATAGCGCAGCAAAATATAGAATCTAGAATCTATAAAAGTGCTACTTAAAGCTACAATCTTTCTTAAAATAATTCTTGACTATGCGCTTAATTTGCTAAATTTTTAGTTTGTAACTAAAAATTGCTAGAATTCCTCGTTGTTTGATTTTTATAAGGAGCAATAATGATTGATTTGGGTATGGAACTAAGCGACTCTACGCTCATTACATCTAAAACAGATTTAAAAGGCAGGGTAACATATTGCAATAAAGATTTTCTCCGATATAGCGGCTTTAGCGAAGATGAAGTATTTGGAAAACCACACAACATCGTGCGACACAAGGATATGCCAAAGGCGGTTTTTAAAATTTTGTGGGATTATGTTAAAAGGGGCGAGGAGGTCTTTGCCTTTGTGAAAAATAGAACCAAAGATAATGGGCATTATTGGGTTTTTGCCAATGTCACACCCTCATTTGATATGCAAAAAAATATCGTGGGCTATTATTCTGTAAGGAGAAAGCCAAATCCCAAAGCCATTAAGCAAATCGCTCAAGTATATCGCTCTATGCTTAGTGCGCAAAGTCAATCCACGCAGGCAAGCTACGCATTGCTTGAGCAGAAGCTTAGCGAGCATAATATGTCTTATAATCACTTCATACTTTCTTTGCAGGAGCGCGCATAATGAAATGGCAAGATATATTAGTGCTTGCCTTGTTGGTAGTGGGCATAGGGCTTGATGTGTATACAAATGGGCTAAGCATGGTAAGCGCGATATTTGTGCTTATTGGTATTGTGTGGATTCTAAACTATTTGCTTTCACGCAAAGATAGGCGCTTAGTGCAAGCACTACTGCTTACCATGCAGGAATACACGCATGGTAAGTTTGAGGCGCGCATTACGCATATCAAGGGTAAAAGCGCAATATCAAAGATTTGTGAGTGCGTGAATGATTTTGCTGACCATTTGGAAGCCTTTTTGCGCGAGGTAAAAACTGCCATTGAATGCTCAAGAGAGGGTAAATATTATCGCAAGGCTATTATGGAGGGCTTAAATGGCACTTTCGCACAAAATATCGAGGGCATTAATCAGGCATTAAGCGAGATTGAAAAAAACGCCAAAGATTCTATCCGCAACGCCCTCTCAAAAAATTTAATGAATCTTAGCCTCACTAGCCAAAATACCAACCTCGATAGTATCTCCCACACACTTAATGAAGATATCGTGCATATGAAAAAGGTGGATTTAAATATCCGCGATATTCGCACTTTAGCCCTTAATAGCAAAGAAGATGTAACCAATCTCACAAGCTCCATTGGCGAGCTGCTCACGCTTATTGAGGCAAATAATCAATCAATTGAAAATCTAGCGCAAAAATCAAGCGATATTGGCAATGTCGTAGAGCTTATTAATGACATTGCCGAGCAGACCAATCTTTTAGCGCTCAATGCCGCTATCGAAGCCGCACGCGCGGGCGAGCATGGGCGGGGCTTTGCTGTGGTGGCAGATGAAGTGCGAAAACTCGCAGAAAAAACACAAAAAGCCACCAATGAAATTTCTATTTCTATCCAAAGTATGCAGCAAGAAGTAGGTAGCATTGAAGAGGGCGGCGAGGAAGTGAGCAAAATCACTTCCGTTTCAGAATCTAAACTGCAAAGTTTCAAAGAAGTATTTGATAAAATGGAGGCAAATAGCCATTCTTTAAACGATATCTTTACCCAGCTCTACAAGCGCCTCGTGCTTTCTGTGACAAAGCTTGACCATATTGTGTTTAAATCAAATCTCTATTTGTGCCTTAACACTCAGCAAAACCATACAAGTTTGCAAACAAATAATCCTATTTCTTCTCTGGTTGATGACAAAGATACAAATGCCATTATTTACGCACTGCTACCACAAGCAGAGCTTGAAAACATTAGCCAAAGATTAAAGCAGGACGCACTTAATGCGGTGGCTTTCATCGGAGAGGAACTCACACAAGAGAGTTCGGCAAAAATTTTAGAAGATGTCAAAGAAGTGGAGCAAAGCTCTGCCGTGCTGCTTGAGCATTTAACTCCCAAAGAGTAGCTAGATTCTATAACTCACGTAAAAATATAGAATCTAGAAAAATGTGTGCATTTTTAAACATTTAGATACGCTTGCGCGCTCTATTTGCCCATTTTAATTAGCTTACCTTTGCTACAAATTTTCTCCCTAAATGCGCGCTCTTTAGCTCGCTTAAAGCCTGTGGAATCTCGGCAAAATCAATTATTTGAATATCTGGCAAAAGTATTTCGCCGCTTAAAACAAGGCTAAAAAGCTCCTCTCCTTGCGCTCTAAGCCGCCTAAAATCCGCCTCACTACCGCACTCATGTATCGCACCTAGCGCAATCTCATGCAACGAAGGACAAAAAGTAAAAGCCCTCACAGCATTCTCCTCAATGCGCCCCAAAATAGAAACGATATGCCCATAATAGCCCAAAAGGCAGACTAGCTCGCTAGCCTTGCCCATCGTATCAAAGATAGCATAGAATCTATTCCGCACAGATTCTATCGCGCCATTTATAGAATCTAGATTCTGCGCGCAAAACTCCTCATACTCATAGCACGCCCACGCCCCTTGCGCCAAAAGCACGCTATGATGCTTCTTACTTGCCACAGCACTTACTCTAGCATTTTGCCGCACTAAAAGCGAGAGCAGTATCCGCCCAAGCGCGCCCCCAGCGCCATACACGAGCACATCTCTCCCCGTAAGCAATGGCACTTTATGCAGCGCCTGCATAGCAGTAAGCCCAGGGCAAGGCAGACTAGCGGCAATATGCAGCGGCAGGCTAGCAACTAGTGGCATTAACGCACTAGAACGCACAATGCTATATGTGCTAAAACTCCCATCACTGCGCAAATCCGTGTGATACGCGTATATCTGCCCGATTTTTATAGGATTATGCTCTTGATTTGGGTAGCTTGTAAGTGCGATACCAACGCCATCTACGCCCATTATCTGCCCTGCTTTTTTAGGCGAAAAGCTATCTAAAAGCTTGTAATCAACAGGATTTAGCCCGACAAAAAGATTTTGTATAAGCGTCTCTCCCGCATTTAGCGCGCGCAAGGGCTTTTCTTGCAGGCTAAGCTTTAAAGGCGTATTTGGAGCAAAGCAAAAGCCTTTCGTATTTTGCGGCATTTTAGGGACTTCATTCATTATTCACCTCGCATTTTGCAAAGTTATAGAATCTAGATTCTATATCACCCCATATTCTTTCAAAAGGTCGCCTAGGAGTGTGTTGTCAATTTTTGCTATGGCGGCTTTTTCAAGCAGTTTGACTAAAAAAGGCACTTTCATTTCTGTGGGCTTTTTCCCGTCCATTAGCCGCACGCTAGAGGCAAGCAGGGCGCGAATATCAAAGCGCGAGCCAAAGACTTCCGGCACGCCCCTATCCACATTCAATAAAGTATAAACCGCCTCCATCGCCGTTCTAACCGAGTATTCAGTCGTAAAAATCGTATCACTAGCCGTCTGTGCAAACTGCCCTAAAAACGCAAAATTCACACAACCCTGCGGCACCACATCAGGTCTATCACCCTTTGCGCGCGGCATAAAAAACGCCGTGATATAGGGCATCATGCAAGGCACACAGCGCGCATGCTTTTCGCTATATTCCACAATCTTATCGCTCGGCACGCCGATATGATACAGCCACTCTTGGATAATCTCGCGCCCGCTGCACTCTTTCAAGGGCTTTTTGACAAAATCGCCCGGCACATCGGTAAATAGCCCATAAAACCAAATCACAAGCTGCTCTTTTGGCTGACTTTTGAAATGCGGCTGCCGATTGATAGTCCAGCTAAGCAGCCACGCAGAATCTCGCGCCGTGACAATGCCGCCGGTCACGACTTTCCCGCTAAAAGGGTCGCGTTTGCAAATTTTCTCAATATAAGGCGGGATAACATTATCAAGTGTCGTTATAGTCGCAGATTCCCAATTTGTCGCCTTAATATTGTTACAAAATTTCTCAGGGCGACCGAAACTAGAATCTTGAGCGGCGATATTTTTCCATAATTTCCAGCACGCACCCTCGCTTGTATTCAGCACCGGTGCGGTATTATCATCGCCTAAAGTCGAATTTTCCGTGCAGCTACCATTCGTAACAAACACCAAGTCATTTTCGCTTAATTTTATAGAATCTTCCTTGCCATCACGTTCAAAAATTATCTCTTTTGCCACCTTTTTGTTACCATTTTTCTCAAATTTCACATTGGTAACTTTTGTATTGTAGATAAAATTCACATTATGCTGCTTAAGATACGCAATCATGGGCATTATAAGCGACTCATATTGATTATATTTTGTGAATTTTAGCGCAGACAAATCAGGCAGCCCATCGACATGATGGATAAATCGCTGCAAATATAGCCGCATCTCAAGCGCGCTGTGCCAATTCTCAAACGCAAACATCGTGCGCCAGTAAAGCCAAAAGTTAGAATCTAGCACTTCTTTGCTAAACACTTCATCGATTTTTTTGTCATACAAGTCCTCATCGCGCGTGAAAAATAGCTTTAAAATCTCCATTAAGCCCTTATCACTCAAGCCAAATTTCTTGTCAGTATGGGCGTCTTGACCTTGATTTTGCGTTACTCTCATCAAAGAAAAATTTGGGTCTTTTTTGTTTAGCCAATAAAATTCGTCCAAAACACTTGCATTCTCAACCTCTAGCGAGGGGATAGAGCGAAACAAATCCCAAAGGCACTCAAAATGATTTTCCATCTCGCGCCCACCGCGGATAACAAAGCCCTTTTTGCTCTCATTATAGATTCCATCGCACGCCCCGCCCGGCAGACTTAGCTCCTCTAAAATGTGGATTTTCTCGCCCTTCATCTGCCCATCACGGATAAGAAAACACGCCGCAGACAGACTTGCAAGCCCACTTCCCACAAGATACGCACTCTTATTATCCACGCCCTCTGGCTTTAATGGGCGCGCAAACGCCTCGTAATTCCCGCTGCTGTAATACATTGCACACCTCCACGCAAAAATTTGCGCAATTATAATACAAAGTTTCTAATCTTTTAGGCTCTTTGGCGCACATTTTTGAAGCACGAGCAGCGCGCCATCAAAGTATAAAAAGCAATAAGGCTCGCTAATATTATGCTTGCTCAAATAATCCCTTGTGGCTTTAAAATCTGTGGCTTTATCCGTCTCATTTGCGGTGCTAAGCAGGATTAAATCACAAGATTCTTGCTTAAGCGGGTGTGTAACGAACTCAAATTCGGGCAAATATCGCGCATAGCTTATCCACGATACAGGCAGCTTACAATGCGCGCTATCAAAGTGCGTGGTGATATAAGCTGATGCGGCGCGAATATCTTCTTTTTTATAAGTGGCGCTAAGCAAAAAGCTATGAATGCTTAAACATACAAGGATTAAGCACACAAAGGGCAGCACACGCCTCCCATAAAAGCCTAAAATAAGGGCTACAAACAAGTATCCAAAAGGATAAATCTCAATAAAATAGCGCGTAGTCATTGTTTTACTCACAAAAGTAAAAATCACCACAAGCATACATATCTCAAATACGATAGGTAAGCAAAGCGTAATATGGCGCTTTATAAGGCTGCGCAATTGAGCAAAATTACTCACAGTAAGATAAAGGGTTGTGAGAATAAGCGCGCCTATGCCATATTTACCAAACATTGAGAGTAAAACGCTCCATACCAAACTCCACACGCTGCCCTCATGAATCCAGTTTTGTCCATTTGCCGAACCAATAATGCGCTCATAGAATCCACCATAATATATATGCACAAGAATCCACGCAACGCCCACACAGCCAATTATTAGAAAGCTTAAAAATACAGGGAGAAAAAGTGATTTTTTATACAAACATTCAAGCAAAAGCGCTAGCCCTGCGCAAAAACAAAAAATATATGCATAATAATGCGTTAAAATGAGCAAAACTCCAACAAAACTTAGCCCAACAAAATGCCAAATACTAAGGGAAGTAAAGCGCGCATATAAAGATTCTCTAATCAAAAAATACAGCACACAAAATACAGATGATAAACCTAGTAGCATGGCATAGCTGCGCAATTCCTGCGCATAGTAAATCGTATTTGGCGCACACAAATATATACCAAAATAAATAAAGGCTACATAGCGCCCTGTGTGCTTTTGCAATAGATAATAACTGACAAAACCCCCTACAAGAATGCAAAGTGTGCTAAAAAATCGTAAAACGCCATCAGTGTAGCCAAAAAGTTTGGCATAGAAGTAAAGTAGAAAATTATATAAAAAAGGGTGATTGTCGCCTAAAACAAGCTCCCAGAATCTATTAAGAGAGGTTATACCCCCCCCCCCCGATACTCATCACGCTAAAGCCCTCATCACCCCAGATAGAAGTGCGAGTGATATTTGATAGCACAATGGCTAAAAATATCGCGCATAGCGCGCATAATACGAGCTTGCCCTGATGATTTAAGAAAGCTTTGGACAAGGATACCTTAGGGGCTTTAGATTCTATAGGCATTAATTTTTCTCCTTATCCACTAGCTTGCCTTTGTTTATCCAGGGCATCATTTCGCGCAGGCGGGTGCCGACCTTTTCGATTGGGTGGGCGGCTAGATTTGCGCGCTCTGCGTTCATGCGTGCGTAGCCGGCTTTTCGCTCTAAAATAAAATCTTTTGCAAATTTGCCATCTTGAATGTCTTTTAATATTGACTTCATTGCGCGTTTTGCCTCGCCTCCTATTACACGCGGACCGCTTATCATATCGCCGTATTCTGCGGTATTTGAGATAGAATATCGCATATTTTCTAGCCCCCCTTGATATATCAAATCTACGATTAATTTTAGCTCGTGCAAGCACTCAAAATACGCCATCTCCTCAGGATACCCCGCCTCTACCAAAGTCTCAAATCCTGCTTTCACAAGGCTTGTCACACCGCCGCAAAGCACCGCTTGCTCGCCAAATAAATCTGTCTCAGTCTCATCTTT includes the following:
- a CDS encoding methyl-accepting chemotaxis protein; the encoded protein is MKWQDILVLALLVVGIGLDVYTNGLSMVSAIFVLIGIVWILNYLLSRKDRRLVQALLLTMQEYTHGKFEARITHIKGKSAISKICECVNDFADHLEAFLREVKTAIECSREGKYYRKAIMEGLNGTFAQNIEGINQALSEIEKNAKDSIRNALSKNLMNLSLTSQNTNLDSISHTLNEDIVHMKKVDLNIRDIRTLALNSKEDVTNLTSSIGELLTLIEANNQSIENLAQKSSDIGNVVELINDIAEQTNLLALNAAIEAARAGEHGRGFAVVADEVRKLAEKTQKATNEISISIQSMQQEVGSIEEGGEEVSKITSVSESKLQSFKEVFDKMEANSHSLNDIFTQLYKRLVLSVTKLDHIVFKSNLYLCLNTQQNHTSLQTNNPISSLVDDKDTNAIIYALLPQAELENISQRLKQDALNAVAFIGEELTQESSAKILEDVKEVEQSSAVLLEHLTPKE
- the dnaA gene encoding chromosomal replication initiator protein DnaA is translated as MSIDNILKKLKTKLSESEYASYISLMEYDESASRTDTEVFYVPNMFVANWIKSNYLEIIAHAFEDENTLGIRPEIHIKVRKQNHNVKSVNLNKIAMPSTNAMSLNPYYTFENFIVGKSNEHAHTIAKLVAQRQASAYNPVVFYGKSGLGKTHLLNAIGNDVKEKNKNVLYVTAEDFLNDYMEKIKRKTMDSFRHKYRKCDYLLIDDVQFFGGKEGVQEELLNTFNALYGSKKQIVMTSDKPPKEIKGLEDRLRSRFEGGVMAEITNPELETKISIIESKCELNRISLDKEVIEYIASNIHANIRQIEGILSTINTHLNLSPQSNALLIAKNVLKNYQNERLGDITLDNIIKVVSKELNIKPSEITSKERSRKVAFARRAVIYLARSLTINSMPMIAKELGMKDHSSVSKALKAIETEIKQNPSTKSIIEDIKSKIQQSLDSI
- the ruvC gene encoding crossover junction endodeoxyribonuclease RuvC, which translates into the protein MHILGIDPGSRNCGYAVIDYAPMSRKLKLLEAGFIKIKQRHLQAQILECIEGIDLILKHFSIDEVAIEDIFFAYNPKSVIKLAQFRGALSLKILQDVGNFAEYTPLQVKKALTGNGKADKAQVAFMVKKILGIRADIKPLDISDAIAIAITHSQRIGALDSINPAKNSTINPAAGQI
- a CDS encoding PAS domain-containing protein, which translates into the protein MIDLGMELSDSTLITSKTDLKGRVTYCNKDFLRYSGFSEDEVFGKPHNIVRHKDMPKAVFKILWDYVKRGEEVFAFVKNRTKDNGHYWVFANVTPSFDMQKNIVGYYSVRRKPNPKAIKQIAQVYRSMLSAQSQSTQASYALLEQKLSEHNMSYNHFILSLQERA
- a CDS encoding oleate hydratase, whose amino-acid sequence is MYYSSGNYEAFARPLKPEGVDNKSAYLVGSGLASLSAACFLIRDGQMKGEKIHILEELSLPGGACDGIYNESKKGFVIRGGREMENHFECLWDLFRSIPSLEVENASVLDEFYWLNKKDPNFSLMRVTQNQGQDAHTDKKFGLSDKGLMEILKLFFTRDEDLYDKKIDEVFSKEVLDSNFWLYWRTMFAFENWHSALEMRLYLQRFIHHVDGLPDLSALKFTKYNQYESLIMPMIAYLKQHNVNFIYNTKVTNVKFEKNGNKKVAKEIIFERDGKEDSIKLSENDLVFVTNGSCTENSTLGDDNTAPVLNTSEGACWKLWKNIAAQDSSFGRPEKFCNNIKATNWESATITTLDNVIPPYIEKICKRDPFSGKVVTGGIVTARDSAWLLSWTINRQPHFKSQPKEQLVIWFYGLFTDVPGDFVKKPLKECSGREIIQEWLYHIGVPSDKIVEYSEKHARCVPCMMPYITAFFMPRAKGDRPDVVPQGCVNFAFLGQFAQTASDTIFTTEYSVRTAMEAVYTLLNVDRGVPEVFGSRFDIRALLASSVRLMDGKKPTEMKVPFLVKLLEKAAIAKIDNTLLGDLLKEYGVI